In Luteitalea sp. TBR-22, one genomic interval encodes:
- the rho gene encoding transcription termination factor Rho: MNIQALMQVAQDLGVVGATGLRKQELIFQILKAQTEQSGFIFSEGVLEVLPDGFGFLRAPDYNYLAGPDDIYVSPSQIRKFDLQTGDTISGQIRPPKEGERYFALIKVEAVNFETPEFARNKVFFENLTPLYPQRRFSLETSKDNMSARVLDLMTPIGKGQRGLIVAPPRTGKTMLLQNIAQSVVQNHPEVYLIVLLIDERPEEVTDMQRSVRGEVISSTFDEPAQRHVQVAEMVIEKAKRLVEHKKDVLILLDSITRLARAYNSVVPPSGKVLTGGVDSNALQKPKRFFGAARNIEEGGSLTIIATALVDTGSRMDEVIFEEFKGTGNMEVHLDRKLVDKRVFPAIDITKSGTRKEELLIPKEDLNRIWVLRKVINPLSPTEAMELLIDKLAKAGSNADFLNAMHRP; encoded by the coding sequence ATGAACATCCAGGCCCTGATGCAGGTGGCACAGGACCTGGGCGTGGTCGGGGCCACCGGCCTGCGCAAGCAGGAGTTGATCTTCCAGATCCTCAAGGCGCAGACCGAGCAGAGCGGCTTCATCTTCAGCGAAGGCGTGCTCGAGGTGCTGCCCGACGGCTTCGGCTTCCTGCGGGCCCCCGACTACAACTACCTGGCCGGCCCCGACGACATCTACGTGTCGCCGTCGCAGATCCGCAAGTTCGACCTGCAGACCGGCGACACCATCAGCGGCCAGATCCGCCCGCCCAAGGAAGGCGAGCGCTACTTCGCGCTGATCAAGGTCGAGGCCGTCAACTTCGAGACCCCGGAGTTCGCGCGCAACAAGGTCTTCTTCGAGAACCTCACGCCGCTGTACCCGCAGCGACGCTTCTCGCTCGAGACCTCGAAGGACAACATGTCGGCCCGCGTCCTCGACCTGATGACGCCGATCGGCAAGGGCCAGCGCGGCCTCATCGTCGCGCCACCCCGCACGGGCAAGACCATGCTGCTGCAGAACATCGCGCAGTCGGTGGTGCAGAACCACCCCGAGGTCTACCTGATCGTCCTGCTGATCGACGAGCGCCCCGAGGAAGTGACCGACATGCAGCGCTCGGTGCGCGGCGAGGTCATCAGCTCGACGTTCGACGAGCCGGCGCAGCGGCACGTGCAGGTGGCCGAGATGGTGATCGAGAAGGCCAAGCGCCTGGTCGAGCACAAGAAGGACGTGCTCATCCTGCTCGACTCGATCACCCGCCTGGCGCGCGCCTACAACAGCGTCGTGCCTCCGTCCGGCAAGGTCCTCACCGGTGGCGTCGACTCCAATGCGCTCCAGAAGCCGAAGCGCTTCTTCGGCGCGGCGCGCAACATCGAGGAGGGCGGATCGCTGACGATCATCGCCACCGCGCTGGTCGACACCGGCTCGCGCATGGACGAGGTGATCTTCGAGGAGTTCAAGGGGACCGGCAACATGGAGGTCCACCTCGATCGCAAGCTGGTGGACAAGCGCGTGTTCCCGGCGATCGACATCACCAAGAGCGGTACCCGCAAGGAGGAACTCCTCATCCCCAAGGAGGACCTCAACCGCATCTGGGTGTTGCGCAAGGTGATCAACCCGCTGTCGCCGACCGAGGCGATGGAACTGCTGATCGACAAGCTGGCCAAGGCCGGCAGCAACGCCGACTTCCTGAACGCGATGCATCGGCCCTGA
- a CDS encoding glycosyltransferase family 39 protein — translation MSRHVLILGLVCFLTFFAGLGRGAIGDSDEAFYAEASREMVASGDWLTPYYNYELRFQKPILYYWLVSIAYKAAGVGEAAARFPSALAGLGLAILTYLVGRRWFDAGTGFFAATVVATSFGYFSIGRLSLPDLPLAFFIAATTWGLIEGIGSPIATATTSVARRRLWFAFAGVMMGLGLLAKGPVAVALPVAAAAATWWKERKATEGDDTASRFPGVVDLLLVGGLALLVAAPWFIAMAQHHGLAYMHRFFIGENLERFATDRYNEPRPLWFYVPIVLGGLMPWSPFILLWLPTWRRVFRRERLVTRAEWRAIIWALVPFVFYSASIGKQPRYILPMLPPMALLLARSVIARLPDEGPSPTARTTRQVALAWCGTLCAILFLILGLLLHRARPLLFALTPSLALVCTGIITTAALSVFVASWSRRRWALPVTMAVASIATLLSLQYSVQSAADLEPVQVMARKYASAYQGHEPSATYRVFVRNLVFYTTIKQTDLVQPHEVVEFLRRPERVLCVITKDDLARLSSEHALKTRTLAEVQYFNPAGVRLRTLLWPDPSRDLETVLLVTNQ, via the coding sequence GTGTCGCGGCATGTCCTCATACTCGGCCTGGTCTGCTTCCTGACGTTTTTCGCAGGCCTGGGCCGCGGCGCCATCGGGGACTCCGACGAGGCGTTCTACGCCGAGGCGTCCCGCGAGATGGTCGCGTCGGGCGACTGGCTCACCCCCTACTACAACTACGAGCTCCGCTTCCAGAAGCCGATCCTGTACTACTGGCTCGTCTCGATCGCCTACAAGGCGGCTGGCGTCGGCGAGGCGGCGGCGCGCTTCCCGTCGGCGCTCGCCGGGCTCGGCCTGGCGATCCTCACCTACCTGGTCGGTCGCCGCTGGTTCGACGCCGGCACCGGCTTCTTCGCGGCAACGGTGGTCGCCACCAGCTTCGGCTACTTCTCCATCGGCCGGCTGTCGTTGCCCGACCTGCCGCTGGCCTTCTTCATCGCCGCCACGACCTGGGGCCTCATCGAGGGCATCGGCTCCCCCATCGCGACGGCCACGACCTCCGTCGCGCGGCGTCGCCTGTGGTTCGCGTTCGCCGGCGTGATGATGGGCCTCGGCCTGCTGGCCAAGGGGCCGGTGGCAGTCGCGCTGCCCGTCGCCGCGGCCGCCGCCACGTGGTGGAAGGAGCGCAAGGCCACCGAAGGCGACGACACGGCCTCGCGATTCCCCGGAGTGGTGGATCTGCTGCTGGTGGGCGGGCTGGCCCTGCTGGTGGCCGCGCCATGGTTCATCGCCATGGCGCAGCACCACGGCCTGGCGTACATGCACCGGTTCTTCATCGGCGAGAACCTGGAGCGCTTCGCGACCGACCGCTACAACGAACCGCGGCCGCTCTGGTTCTACGTGCCCATCGTGCTCGGCGGCCTGATGCCGTGGTCGCCCTTCATCCTGCTGTGGCTGCCCACCTGGCGACGGGTGTTCCGCCGCGAGCGACTCGTCACCCGTGCCGAGTGGCGCGCCATCATCTGGGCGCTGGTGCCGTTCGTGTTCTACTCGGCCTCGATCGGCAAGCAGCCGCGCTACATCCTGCCGATGCTGCCGCCGATGGCCCTCCTGCTGGCCCGCAGCGTCATCGCCCGCCTGCCCGACGAGGGACCGTCGCCCACGGCCCGCACCACGCGCCAGGTGGCGCTCGCATGGTGCGGCACCCTGTGCGCGATCCTGTTCCTGATCCTGGGGCTCCTGCTGCACCGGGCGCGGCCGCTGCTGTTCGCCCTGACGCCGTCGCTGGCGCTGGTCTGCACCGGCATCATCACGACGGCGGCGCTGTCGGTCTTCGTGGCGAGCTGGAGCCGGCGCCGCTGGGCCCTGCCCGTGACCATGGCAGTGGCGTCGATCGCGACGCTGCTCTCGCTGCAGTACTCGGTGCAGTCGGCGGCCGACCTCGAGCCGGTGCAGGTGATGGCGCGCAAGTACGCCTCGGCCTACCAAGGGCACGAGCCCTCGGCCACCTACCGCGTTTTCGTGCGCAACCTGGTCTTCTACACGACCATCAAGCAGACCGACCTGGTCCAGCCGCACGAGGTCGTCGAGTTCCTGCGGCGCCCCGAGCGCGTGCTCTGCGTGATCACCAAGGACGACCTCGCCCGCCTCTCGTCCGAGCACGCCCTGAAGACGCGCACCCTCGCCGAGGTGCAGTACTTCAACCCGGCTGGCGTGCGCCTCCGCACCCTGCTCTGGCCCGATCCGTCACGCGACCTGGAGACGGTGCTGCTGGTCACGAACCAGTAA
- a CDS encoding FAD-binding oxidoreductase has translation MTADRPYGEVTEAFVDALRAAVGAEHVRLDEEARVSYGADMLKKGHPADVVVWPATTDEVAAVLRACSAHRVPVVPRGAGTGYTGGAVPSLGGVVLALSRMNRILEVDEQNLLAVAEPHVITGDLQKAVEAVGLFYPPDPASLSTSTIGGNVAECAGGPRAFKYGVTKRYVLGLEAVLPSGEIIHTGGKSVKNVVGYDLTQLLVGSEGTLAVITKIIVRLVPLPPHQVTLRATFATIQGAVDAVTNLIRARVVPSALELIDGDSLDAVATNLGTRALAPEGTGAVLLLEVDGLEATVQEEGRRVAQACRDAGATEVLVAEDAVTRQELWHVRRSLSLSLKVLAPLKINHDVVVPKGRIPELFALVERLRAASPGVRIPCFGHVGDGNIHVNMMLDPSDAVAMAAARAAERELFAGVVALEGSISGEHGIGFSKMPFVPLELSRVEIDLQRRVKAAFDPLNILNPGKMFPDAGNLKFEI, from the coding sequence ATGACGGCCGACCGCCCCTACGGTGAGGTGACCGAGGCCTTCGTCGACGCGCTGCGGGCCGCCGTCGGCGCCGAGCACGTCCGCCTGGACGAGGAGGCGCGCGTCAGCTACGGCGCGGACATGCTCAAGAAGGGGCACCCGGCCGACGTGGTCGTGTGGCCGGCGACGACCGACGAGGTCGCGGCGGTCCTGCGCGCCTGCAGCGCGCACCGCGTGCCCGTGGTGCCGCGCGGGGCCGGCACCGGCTACACGGGCGGCGCGGTGCCCTCGCTGGGCGGCGTCGTGCTCGCGCTGTCGCGGATGAACCGGATCCTCGAGGTCGACGAGCAGAACCTGCTGGCCGTCGCCGAGCCGCATGTCATCACGGGTGACCTGCAGAAGGCCGTCGAGGCGGTGGGCCTGTTCTATCCGCCCGATCCGGCCAGCCTGTCGACGTCGACGATCGGCGGCAACGTCGCCGAGTGCGCCGGCGGCCCGCGCGCCTTCAAGTACGGCGTCACCAAGCGCTACGTGCTCGGGCTCGAGGCCGTGCTCCCGTCGGGCGAGATCATCCACACCGGCGGCAAGAGCGTGAAGAACGTCGTCGGTTACGACCTGACGCAGCTGCTGGTCGGGTCGGAAGGGACGCTGGCCGTGATCACGAAGATCATCGTGCGGCTGGTGCCTCTTCCGCCGCATCAGGTGACGCTGCGCGCGACCTTCGCGACGATTCAGGGCGCCGTCGACGCCGTCACCAACCTGATTCGGGCGCGCGTGGTGCCCTCGGCGCTCGAGCTGATCGACGGCGACTCGCTCGACGCCGTGGCGACCAACCTGGGCACCCGGGCGCTGGCGCCGGAGGGCACCGGCGCCGTGCTGCTGCTGGAGGTCGACGGGCTCGAGGCCACCGTGCAGGAAGAGGGACGACGCGTCGCGCAGGCGTGCCGCGATGCCGGGGCGACCGAGGTGCTGGTGGCCGAGGATGCGGTGACGCGCCAGGAGCTGTGGCACGTGCGACGATCGTTGAGCCTGTCGCTGAAGGTGCTGGCGCCGCTCAAGATCAACCACGACGTGGTGGTGCCCAAGGGGCGCATCCCCGAGCTGTTCGCGCTGGTCGAGCGGCTGCGGGCCGCCTCGCCCGGGGTGCGCATTCCCTGTTTCGGGCATGTCGGCGACGGCAACATCCACGTCAACATGATGCTCGACCCGTCGGACGCTGTGGCGATGGCGGCGGCGCGGGCGGCCGAGCGCGAGCTCTTCGCGGGGGTGGTGGCGCTCGAGGGGTCGATCAGCGGCGAGCACGGCATCGGCTTCTCCAAGATGCCGTTCGTCCCGCTGGAGCTGTCGCGCGTCGAGATCGACCTGCAGCGGCGGGTGAAGGCGGCCTTCGATCCGCTGAACATTCTCAATCCCGGGAAGATGTTCCCTGACGCTGGCAATTTGAAATTCGAGATTTGA
- a CDS encoding pyridoxal phosphate-dependent aminotransferase — protein MLAERTTRIASSPTMKGLIAAERLRKAGADVVDVSAGEPDFPTPDHVKAAAHAAIDANYTKYTANSGSSEVKQAILARYRADYGVEYDESEVIVCAGGKQALLNAALAVFGPGDEVITHMPGWPTLVEQIKLADATPVIVRTSPEDGFALRAQAFIDAFTARTRAVVINSPANPTGALMTEDEMIRLAEACAPRGIWVVLDLCYEKLIYDPVPHNLPGVLAARMRERTIVTGSASKAYAMTGWRCGWLLATREVVAAANALQSHCTSNVCSITQKAVVAALTGPQQCVTEMLDEYRRRRDVIQALIGRDPRLRCLTPAGAFYLFVDVSALLSPAGLRTSADFCQAMLEATHVVVTAGEAFDAPGFFRISYAASIDRLEEAARRIHAFVADVDAGRYARA, from the coding sequence ATGCTCGCCGAACGCACCACCCGCATCGCGTCCTCGCCCACGATGAAGGGCCTCATCGCCGCCGAGCGCCTCCGCAAGGCGGGCGCCGACGTCGTCGACGTCAGCGCCGGGGAGCCCGACTTCCCGACGCCCGATCACGTGAAGGCGGCCGCCCACGCCGCCATCGACGCCAACTACACCAAGTACACGGCCAACTCGGGCTCCAGCGAGGTGAAGCAGGCGATCCTGGCGCGCTACCGCGCCGACTACGGCGTCGAGTACGACGAGAGCGAGGTGATCGTGTGCGCCGGCGGCAAGCAGGCGCTGCTGAACGCCGCGCTCGCCGTGTTCGGGCCCGGTGACGAGGTCATCACGCACATGCCCGGGTGGCCGACGCTGGTCGAGCAGATCAAGCTGGCCGACGCCACGCCGGTGATCGTCCGCACGTCGCCGGAGGACGGCTTCGCGCTGCGTGCCCAGGCGTTCATCGACGCGTTCACCGCGCGGACCCGCGCCGTGGTCATCAACTCGCCGGCCAACCCGACGGGGGCGCTGATGACCGAGGACGAGATGATCCGGCTGGCGGAGGCGTGCGCGCCACGCGGCATCTGGGTCGTCCTCGACCTCTGCTACGAGAAGCTGATCTACGACCCGGTGCCGCACAACCTGCCGGGCGTCCTGGCGGCGCGCATGCGCGAGCGCACGATCGTCACCGGCTCGGCATCGAAGGCCTACGCGATGACCGGATGGCGGTGCGGCTGGTTGCTGGCGACGCGCGAGGTCGTGGCGGCGGCCAACGCGCTCCAGAGCCATTGCACCAGTAACGTCTGCTCGATCACGCAGAAGGCCGTCGTCGCGGCGCTCACCGGGCCGCAGCAGTGCGTGACCGAGATGCTCGACGAGTACCGTCGGCGACGCGACGTGATTCAGGCGCTGATCGGCCGCGATCCCCGCCTGCGCTGCCTCACCCCGGCGGGGGCGTTCTACCTCTTCGTGGATGTGTCCGCGTTGCTCTCACCGGCTGGCTTGCGCACCAGCGCCGACTTCTGTCAGGCGATGCTCGAGGCGACGCACGTCGTGGTGACGGCCGGCGAGGCGTTCGACGCCCCGGGCTTCTTCCGCATCTCCTACGCGGCCTCGATCGATCGGCTCGAGGAGGCGGCGCGCCGCATCCACGCCTTCGTCGCCGACGTGGACGCCGGCAGGTACGCCAGGGCCTGA
- the coaD gene encoding pantetheine-phosphate adenylyltransferase, with the protein MSEGRAALVAGSFDPPTHGHLDIITRARQLFGRVVVAVLVNPGKQPLCTIEERLAMMRGSVAGQAGIDVVAFEGLLVDAALAHHASVVVRGLRSSADYEHEWPMARMNAALLPGLETVYLTASPQWAHVSSSLVRQIHTLGGPIEAFVPAAVASHLRSRA; encoded by the coding sequence ATGAGCGAAGGACGGGCAGCGCTGGTCGCCGGATCGTTCGACCCGCCGACCCACGGACACCTCGACATCATCACCCGTGCCCGGCAGCTGTTCGGCCGCGTCGTCGTCGCCGTGCTGGTCAACCCCGGCAAGCAGCCGCTGTGCACGATCGAGGAGCGTCTCGCCATGATGCGTGGCAGCGTGGCGGGGCAGGCCGGCATCGACGTGGTCGCCTTCGAGGGCCTGCTCGTCGATGCGGCCCTGGCGCACCACGCCAGCGTGGTCGTGCGTGGCCTGCGCTCGTCGGCCGACTACGAGCACGAATGGCCGATGGCGCGCATGAACGCCGCGCTGCTTCCCGGCCTCGAGACCGTCTATCTCACGGCGTCGCCGCAATGGGCGCACGTGAGCTCGAGTCTCGTGCGCCAGATTCACACCCTCGGCGGTCCGATCGAGGCCTTCGTGCCCGCGGCCGTCGCCTCTCACCTGCGCAGCCGCGCCTGA
- the rsmD gene encoding 16S rRNA (guanine(966)-N(2))-methyltransferase RsmD has translation MRIIAGAFKGRVLQAPSWEGLRPTSDRLRETLFNILAPRIAGAVVADVCAGTGAVGLEALSRGAAHVTFVEQDRRAVALIEANVGRCGVSGGYTVDRRDALATGREGRAFDIVFVDPPYAQRDLAPWVASAAPVLAPGGLVVLEHASRLEPPAAVAGLVLGRRLRQGDSALAFYAAPGGGPE, from the coding sequence ATGCGGATCATCGCCGGTGCCTTCAAGGGACGCGTGCTGCAGGCACCCTCGTGGGAGGGGTTGCGCCCGACCTCCGACCGCCTGCGCGAGACGCTCTTCAACATCCTCGCGCCGCGCATCGCCGGCGCGGTGGTGGCCGACGTGTGCGCGGGCACCGGCGCGGTGGGCCTCGAGGCCCTGAGCCGGGGCGCCGCGCACGTCACGTTCGTGGAGCAGGACCGGCGCGCCGTGGCGCTGATCGAAGCCAACGTCGGCCGGTGCGGCGTGTCCGGCGGCTATACTGTCGACCGTCGCGACGCGCTGGCGACCGGTCGTGAGGGCCGGGCGTTCGACATCGTGTTCGTGGATCCGCCCTACGCACAGCGCGACCTGGCGCCCTGGGTGGCGAGCGCCGCGCCGGTGCTGGCGCCCGGCGGTCTCGTGGTGCTCGAGCACGCGTCACGCCTCGAGCCGCCGGCCGCGGTCGCCGGGCTCGTCCTCGGACGTCGCCTGCGGCAGGGCGACAGCGCGCTGGCGTTCTACGCCGCCCCGGGAGGAGGGCCTGAATGA
- the recG gene encoding ATP-dependent DNA helicase RecG, whose amino-acid sequence MTQADPLLAPLATLPGVGPTRAAALASAGLRTIEDLLLRFPLRYEDRGHIVPIGSLRPGTATVAGEVVEAQVKPTRRPRFTVFELVVSDRSGTARAVFFNQRFLAQVFRPGQRVVLHGKVEWTSLGPQFQGPQYELVDVTTVEDGESIHTGRIVPVYERVGPLTPKLQRDLVARALERLPESIGDPLPQEVRRARGLPLRREALLDTHFPPEGTSVDTLNAFRTPAQVRLILEEFVLFQLALAEQRAQVVVTPKPHRIVVTDAIRDLARQVLPFALTAGQKHALKEIVEDLQRPTAMNRLLQGDVGAGKTIVALLAAVVAMANGLQVVLMAPTELLAEQHARTVEARLAPTPFRAALLTGSQRSRARSEALARITSGEASLVIGTHAVLEDPASFPRLGLVIIDEQHRFGVGQRARLRDKARQPDVLVMTATPIPRTLTLTAYGDLDVSVIRDLPPGRQPVQTTVRPETRRDEAYAFVREQVGEGRQAYVVLPIIEDSEKIDVRAAVGMEEELRHGALAGLRLGLLHGKLKAADKQAVMQAFLAHEVDVLVTTTVIEVGVDVPNASVMVVEHAERFGLAQLHQLRGRVGRGAARSYCVLLFERPLSEDARERLAAMAETTDGFVIAERDLAIRGPGDMFGTRQAGLPTLRIGDLRRDQDLMADAHGLARDLVAQMPADALPRRLARQAWSGRFNLAQVG is encoded by the coding sequence GTGACGCAGGCCGATCCGCTCCTGGCCCCGCTGGCGACGCTGCCCGGCGTCGGGCCGACGCGTGCCGCCGCCCTCGCGTCGGCCGGCCTCCGCACGATCGAGGACCTGTTGCTGCGGTTCCCGCTCCGCTACGAGGACCGGGGCCACATCGTGCCGATCGGGTCGCTGCGCCCCGGCACGGCCACGGTGGCCGGCGAGGTCGTCGAGGCGCAGGTGAAGCCGACACGTCGGCCTCGATTCACGGTGTTCGAGCTGGTGGTCTCCGACCGGTCGGGCACGGCACGGGCGGTCTTCTTCAACCAGCGCTTCCTCGCGCAGGTGTTCCGTCCGGGCCAACGCGTCGTGCTGCACGGCAAGGTCGAGTGGACCAGCCTGGGCCCGCAGTTCCAGGGCCCGCAGTACGAGCTGGTCGACGTCACCACCGTGGAGGACGGCGAGAGCATCCACACGGGGCGCATCGTGCCGGTGTACGAGCGCGTCGGACCGCTCACCCCGAAGCTGCAGCGCGATCTCGTGGCGCGCGCGCTCGAGCGCTTGCCCGAGTCGATCGGCGATCCGCTGCCGCAGGAGGTGCGCCGCGCACGCGGCCTGCCCTTGCGGCGCGAGGCCCTGCTCGACACCCACTTCCCGCCGGAGGGCACCAGCGTCGACACGCTGAACGCCTTCCGCACGCCGGCGCAGGTGCGGCTGATCCTCGAGGAATTCGTGCTCTTCCAGCTGGCGCTGGCCGAGCAGCGGGCGCAGGTGGTCGTGACGCCGAAGCCGCACCGCATCGTGGTGACCGACGCGATCCGCGACCTGGCGCGCCAGGTGCTGCCGTTCGCGCTGACGGCCGGGCAGAAGCATGCGCTCAAGGAGATCGTCGAGGACCTGCAGCGCCCGACGGCGATGAACCGGTTGCTGCAGGGCGACGTCGGCGCGGGCAAGACCATCGTCGCGCTGCTGGCGGCCGTCGTCGCGATGGCCAACGGCCTGCAGGTGGTCCTGATGGCGCCCACCGAGCTGCTGGCCGAGCAGCACGCGCGGACCGTCGAGGCGCGGCTGGCGCCCACGCCGTTCCGCGCGGCGTTGCTCACCGGCAGCCAGCGCAGCCGGGCGCGTTCGGAGGCCCTGGCGCGGATCACGTCGGGGGAGGCCTCCCTGGTCATCGGGACGCACGCGGTCCTCGAGGATCCCGCCTCGTTCCCTCGCCTCGGGCTGGTGATCATCGACGAGCAACATCGCTTCGGCGTCGGGCAGCGCGCCCGCCTGCGCGACAAGGCGCGACAGCCGGACGTGCTCGTGATGACGGCGACGCCGATTCCCCGCACGCTCACCCTGACCGCCTACGGCGACCTCGACGTCTCGGTGATCCGCGACCTGCCGCCGGGCCGCCAGCCCGTGCAGACGACCGTGCGGCCCGAGACGCGCCGCGACGAGGCGTATGCCTTCGTTCGCGAGCAGGTGGGGGAGGGGCGGCAGGCCTACGTGGTCCTGCCGATCATCGAGGACAGCGAGAAGATCGACGTGCGGGCGGCGGTCGGCATGGAGGAGGAACTGCGTCATGGGGCGCTGGCGGGCCTGCGCCTCGGGCTGCTGCACGGCAAGCTCAAGGCGGCCGACAAGCAGGCCGTCATGCAGGCCTTCCTCGCCCATGAGGTGGACGTGCTGGTGACGACCACGGTGATCGAGGTCGGCGTGGACGTGCCGAACGCGAGCGTGATGGTGGTGGAGCACGCCGAGCGGTTCGGCCTGGCGCAGCTGCACCAGCTGCGCGGCCGCGTCGGCCGTGGCGCGGCGCGGAGCTACTGCGTGTTGCTGTTCGAACGGCCGCTGTCGGAGGACGCGCGCGAGCGGCTCGCCGCGATGGCCGAGACCACGGACGGCTTCGTGATCGCCGAACGTGACCTGGCCATCCGCGGTCCCGGCGACATGTTCGGCACGCGGCAGGCCGGTCTGCCGACCCTGCGCATCGGCGACCTTCGTCGCGACCAGGACCTGATGGCCGACGCCCACGGCCTGGCGCGCGACCTGGTGGCGCAGATGCCCGCCGACGCCCTCCCCCGACGGCTGGCCCGACAGGCGTGGTCGGGCCGCTTCAACCTGGCGCAGGTCGGCTGA
- the lexA gene encoding transcriptional repressor LexA has product MQPLTKRQREILDYLNDFIQQHGYAPSLEEVGRRFGLSSLATVHKHLTNLQEKGFIKRAWNRSRSVELIPARIGGRALELPLLGYVAAGRPIEAITSSETITVPEALVGRRDTYVLRVKGDSMIDEQIRDGDFVIVEDRKTAGNGEMVIALLAGSDVTLKKFYKENDQVRLQPANPTMAPIIVPAADVQVQGVVIGVMRRY; this is encoded by the coding sequence GTGCAGCCGCTCACCAAACGCCAGCGCGAAATCCTCGACTACCTCAACGACTTCATCCAGCAGCACGGCTATGCGCCGAGCCTGGAGGAAGTCGGTCGGCGCTTCGGCCTGTCGTCGCTGGCGACGGTCCACAAGCACCTGACGAACCTGCAGGAGAAGGGGTTCATCAAGCGGGCCTGGAACCGCAGCCGCTCGGTGGAGCTCATCCCGGCGCGCATCGGCGGCCGGGCCCTCGAACTGCCGCTGCTCGGCTACGTGGCCGCGGGTCGTCCCATCGAGGCGATCACGAGCAGCGAGACCATCACGGTCCCCGAGGCGCTCGTCGGTCGGCGCGACACCTACGTGCTGCGCGTCAAGGGCGACTCGATGATCGACGAGCAGATCCGCGATGGCGACTTCGTCATCGTCGAGGATCGCAAGACCGCCGGCAATGGCGAGATGGTCATCGCGCTGCTGGCCGGCTCCGACGTGACGCTCAAGAAGTTCTACAAGGAGAACGATCAGGTCCGCCTGCAGCCGGCCAACCCGACGATGGCGCCGATCATCGTGCCGGCGGCCGACGTGCAGGTGCAGGGCGTGGTGATCGGCGTGATGCGGCGATACTGA
- a CDS encoding DUF3467 domain-containing protein yields MSQQPPPESRQINFTIVPADGPDVPRVYANFCAVANTPFDFTLTFCEVQPLSPQDVQQAEREHVLQAPVKAKIVVPVPFIPTLIAALQEHMRAFGDSQKQGAPGWSGDPIH; encoded by the coding sequence ATGAGCCAGCAGCCGCCGCCCGAGTCCCGGCAGATCAACTTCACCATCGTCCCGGCCGACGGGCCCGACGTCCCGCGCGTCTACGCCAACTTCTGCGCGGTGGCGAACACGCCCTTCGACTTCACGCTCACCTTCTGCGAGGTGCAGCCGCTGTCGCCCCAGGACGTGCAGCAGGCCGAGCGTGAACACGTCCTGCAGGCGCCGGTGAAGGCGAAGATCGTCGTCCCGGTGCCGTTCATCCCGACGCTCATCGCGGCCCTCCAGGAGCACATGCGCGCGTTCGGTGACTCGCAGAAGCAGGGCGCCCCCGGCTGGTCCGGCGACCCGATCCACTGA
- a CDS encoding gluconate 2-dehydrogenase subunit 3 family protein, which produces MKEGRTLPVIQPAPEAGLSRRAALQSLAAGLGASLAVPGVAAADEHPVHKHVAQVAEQARKPGARPAAAFKPATFDAHQYATVVVLADLIVPGAKASGTPEFLDKLLTVESADTRRRFITALGAMDGAALKAKQKPFKDLAPADQVALLTEASSGAPSMEMPSWKKGDPIPVPMPAPKPATLRDHFDHIKGWVSGIYFASEPGLKELGYTGNVFHEKYEGCTHEGKHA; this is translated from the coding sequence ATGAAGGAAGGTCGCACCCTGCCGGTCATCCAGCCCGCGCCCGAGGCGGGGCTCTCGCGCCGTGCGGCGCTGCAGTCGCTGGCCGCCGGTCTCGGCGCCTCGCTCGCCGTGCCCGGCGTGGCGGCGGCCGACGAGCATCCCGTCCACAAGCACGTGGCCCAGGTCGCCGAGCAGGCGCGCAAGCCCGGGGCACGACCCGCGGCGGCCTTCAAGCCCGCCACCTTCGACGCCCACCAGTACGCCACCGTGGTCGTCCTGGCCGACCTGATCGTGCCGGGCGCGAAGGCCTCCGGCACACCGGAGTTCCTCGACAAGCTGTTGACGGTGGAGTCGGCCGACACGCGACGCCGTTTCATCACCGCGCTTGGCGCCATGGACGGCGCGGCGCTCAAGGCGAAGCAGAAACCCTTCAAGGACCTCGCCCCGGCCGACCAGGTGGCGCTCCTCACCGAGGCGTCCAGCGGTGCGCCCAGCATGGAGATGCCGTCCTGGAAGAAGGGCGACCCCATTCCCGTGCCGATGCCGGCCCCGAAGCCGGCGACACTCCGCGATCACTTCGATCACATCAAGGGCTGGGTGTCGGGCATCTACTTCGCGTCGGAACCGGGCCTGAAGGAATTGGGCTACACCGGCAACGTGTTCCACGAGAAGTACGAGGGCTGCACGCACGAGGGCAAGCACGCCTGA